A genomic segment from Pseudomonas sessilinigenes encodes:
- a CDS encoding sarcosine oxidase subunit delta, which yields MLHIFCPHCGELRSEEEFHSSGQAHIPRPLDPNACTDEQWGDYMFFRDNPRGLHHELWIHAAGCRQYFNATRDTVTYEILETYKIGTKPQFTAKAAGEKV from the coding sequence ATGTTGCATATCTTCTGTCCTCACTGCGGCGAGCTGCGCTCCGAAGAGGAATTCCATTCGTCCGGCCAGGCCCATATCCCTCGGCCGCTGGACCCCAATGCCTGCACCGACGAGCAGTGGGGCGACTACATGTTCTTCCGTGACAACCCCCGTGGCCTGCACCACGAGCTGTGGATCCACGCCGCCGGGTGCCGCCAGTACTTCAACGCCACCCGCGACACCGTGACCTACGAAATCCTCGAAACCTACAAGATCGGTACCAAGCCGCAATTCACCGCCAAGGCTGCGGGAGAGAAGGTATGA
- the gbcB gene encoding glycine-betaine demethylase subunit GbcB: MSNTFLNPVTTQTWANGRHIVRCVKVIQETWDVRTFCFMADQPIMFFFKPGQFVTLELEIEGQPVMRSYTISSSPSVPYSFSVTIKRVPGGKVSNHLHDTLHEGQELAVHGPVGLFNAIDFPNPKILYLSGGVGITPVMSMARWFYDTNANVDMVFIHSARSPKDIIYHRELEHMASRIDNFSLHLICERHGLGEPWAGYRGYLNHKMLELMAPDFLEREVFCCGPTPYMHAVKRLLEAAGFDMTRYHEESFGATPADARADAVEQAEQAAEAPEVDAADLHQVEFTASGKSIRVAPGETVHAAAAKLGLMIPKACGMGICGTCKVLKLGGEVEMEHNGGITEEDEAEGYILSCCSVPKGDVRVEF, encoded by the coding sequence ATGTCCAACACCTTCCTCAACCCGGTAACCACCCAGACCTGGGCCAATGGTCGTCACATCGTCCGTTGCGTCAAAGTCATCCAGGAAACCTGGGACGTACGGACCTTCTGCTTCATGGCCGACCAGCCGATCATGTTCTTCTTCAAGCCGGGGCAGTTCGTCACCCTGGAGCTGGAGATCGAAGGCCAGCCGGTGATGCGCTCCTACACCATCTCCAGTTCGCCGTCGGTGCCCTACAGCTTCTCGGTGACCATCAAGCGCGTGCCCGGCGGCAAGGTCTCCAACCACCTGCACGACACCCTTCACGAGGGCCAGGAGCTGGCGGTACACGGGCCGGTGGGGTTGTTCAACGCCATCGACTTCCCCAACCCTAAGATCCTCTACCTCAGCGGCGGGGTCGGCATCACTCCGGTGATGTCCATGGCGCGCTGGTTCTACGACACCAACGCCAATGTCGACATGGTGTTCATCCACAGCGCCCGCTCGCCCAAGGACATCATCTACCACCGCGAGCTGGAGCACATGGCCTCGCGGATCGACAACTTCAGCCTGCACCTGATCTGCGAACGCCACGGCCTGGGCGAGCCCTGGGCCGGTTATCGCGGCTATCTCAACCACAAGATGCTGGAGCTGATGGCGCCGGACTTCCTCGAGCGGGAGGTGTTCTGCTGCGGTCCCACGCCCTACATGCACGCGGTCAAGCGCCTGCTGGAGGCCGCCGGCTTCGACATGACCCGCTACCACGAGGAGTCGTTCGGCGCGACGCCGGCCGATGCCCGGGCCGATGCGGTGGAGCAGGCCGAACAGGCCGCCGAGGCACCGGAGGTGGATGCCGCCGACCTGCACCAGGTGGAGTTCACCGCCTCGGGCAAGAGCATCCGCGTGGCCCCGGGGGAGACCGTGCACGCGGCGGCGGCCAAGCTTGGCCTGATGATCCCCAAGGCCTGCGGCATGGGCATCTGCGGCACCTGCAAGGTGCTCAAGCTGGGGGGCGAGGTGGAAATGGAGCACAACGGCGGGATCACCGAGGAAGACGAAGCCGAAGGCTACATCCTGTCGTGCTGCAGCGTGCCCAAGGGCGATGTGCGCGTGGAGTTCTGA
- a CDS encoding nitrilase-related carbon-nitrogen hydrolase, whose translation MNTPSTLKVACQQLAPRIGELDYNRELGATAIRQAAARGAQVVVLPELVQSGYLFHDRQEALALSETLDGPTLSLWKALAEELQVVIVGGFCERLEQGQVANSAALVEPEGAVTLYRKAHLWDGENLIFTPGNEPPPVVATRFGPIAVMICYDLEFPEWVRLPALAGAALLCAPVNWPNGPRPAGERPAEMVRVQANAAVNRMFIAACDRCGEERGVDWVGGSTIVDADGYPLAGRERQASAQLLLAELDLGQAWHKSISEHNHVHLDRRPALY comes from the coding sequence ATGAATACCCCGAGCACCTTGAAAGTAGCCTGCCAGCAACTGGCGCCACGCATCGGCGAGCTGGACTACAACCGCGAGCTCGGCGCCACGGCGATCCGCCAGGCCGCCGCCCGGGGCGCCCAGGTGGTGGTGCTGCCGGAGCTGGTGCAGAGCGGCTACCTGTTCCACGACCGGCAGGAGGCCCTGGCCCTCTCGGAGACCCTGGACGGCCCCACCCTTAGCCTGTGGAAGGCGTTGGCCGAAGAGCTGCAGGTGGTGATCGTCGGTGGCTTCTGCGAGCGCCTGGAGCAAGGCCAGGTGGCCAACAGCGCGGCCCTGGTCGAGCCGGAAGGGGCTGTCACCCTTTACCGCAAAGCCCACCTGTGGGATGGCGAGAACCTGATCTTCACCCCTGGCAACGAGCCACCGCCGGTGGTGGCCACGCGCTTTGGGCCGATCGCCGTGATGATCTGCTACGACCTGGAGTTTCCCGAGTGGGTGCGCCTGCCGGCCCTGGCCGGGGCGGCGCTGCTGTGCGCGCCGGTGAACTGGCCCAACGGGCCGCGACCGGCCGGCGAACGCCCGGCGGAGATGGTCCGGGTGCAGGCCAATGCGGCGGTCAACCGGATGTTCATCGCCGCCTGCGACCGCTGTGGCGAGGAACGTGGAGTGGATTGGGTCGGCGGCTCGACCATCGTCGACGCCGATGGCTATCCGCTGGCCGGCCGCGAGCGCCAAGCCAGTGCACAGTTGCTGCTGGCGGAGCTGGACCTGGGCCAGGCCTGGCACAAGTCCATCAGCGAGCACAACCATGTGCACCTGGACCGCCGCCCGGCGTTGTATTGA
- a CDS encoding serine hydroxymethyltransferase translates to MFSKQDQIQGYDDALLAAINAEEQRQEDHIELIASENYTSKRVMQAQGSGLTNKYAEGYPGKRYYGGCEHVDKVEALAIERAKQLFGADYANVQPHSGSSANSAVYLALLQAGDTILGMSLAHGGHLTHGAKVSSSGKLYNAVQYGIDTNTGLIDYDEVERLAVEHQPKMIVAGFSAYSKTLDFPRFRQIADKVGALLFVDMAHVAGLVAAGLYPNPIPFADVVTTTTHKTLRGPRGGLILAKANEEIEKKLNAAVFPGAQGGPLMHVIAAKAVCFKEALEPGFKAYQKQVIDNAQAMAGVFVKRGYDVVSGGTDNHLFLVSLIRQGLTGKDADAALGRAHITVNKNAVPNDPQSPFVTSGLRIGTPAVTTRGFKVAQCTELAGWICDILDHLGDADVEANVARQVTTLCADFPVYR, encoded by the coding sequence ATGTTCAGCAAGCAAGACCAGATCCAGGGCTACGACGATGCACTGCTGGCGGCGATCAATGCCGAGGAGCAGCGCCAGGAAGACCACATCGAGCTGATTGCGTCGGAGAACTACACCAGCAAGCGAGTGATGCAGGCCCAGGGCAGCGGCTTGACCAACAAGTACGCCGAAGGGTACCCGGGCAAGCGCTACTACGGCGGTTGTGAGCATGTGGACAAGGTCGAGGCCCTGGCCATCGAGAGGGCCAAGCAGTTGTTCGGTGCCGACTACGCCAACGTTCAGCCGCATTCCGGTTCGTCGGCCAACAGCGCCGTGTACCTGGCCTTGCTGCAGGCTGGCGACACCATCCTCGGCATGAGCCTGGCCCACGGCGGGCACTTGACCCACGGGGCCAAGGTGTCGTCCTCGGGCAAGCTGTACAACGCGGTGCAATACGGGATCGACACCAACACCGGGCTGATCGACTACGACGAGGTCGAGCGCCTGGCCGTGGAGCACCAGCCGAAGATGATCGTCGCCGGCTTCTCGGCCTATTCCAAGACCCTGGATTTCCCGCGCTTCCGGCAGATCGCCGACAAGGTCGGGGCGCTGCTGTTCGTCGACATGGCCCACGTTGCCGGGCTGGTGGCGGCCGGCTTGTACCCCAACCCGATCCCGTTCGCCGACGTGGTCACCACCACCACCCACAAGACCCTGCGCGGTCCCCGTGGCGGGCTGATCCTGGCCAAGGCCAACGAAGAGATCGAGAAGAAGCTCAACGCCGCGGTGTTCCCCGGCGCCCAGGGCGGCCCGCTGATGCATGTGATCGCGGCCAAGGCGGTGTGTTTCAAAGAGGCCCTGGAGCCTGGCTTCAAGGCCTACCAGAAGCAGGTGATCGACAACGCCCAGGCCATGGCCGGCGTGTTCGTCAAACGTGGCTACGATGTAGTGTCCGGCGGCACCGATAACCATCTGTTCCTGGTCAGCCTGATCCGCCAGGGCCTGACCGGCAAGGATGCCGATGCCGCCCTGGGCCGCGCCCATATCACCGTGAACAAGAACGCCGTGCCCAACGACCCGCAGTCGCCGTTCGTCACCTCCGGCCTGCGCATCGGTACCCCGGCGGTCACCACCCGTGGCTTCAAGGTCGCCCAGTGCACCGAGCTGGCCGGCTGGATCTGCGACATTCTCGATCACCTCGGCGATGCCGATGTCGAGGCCAATGTCGCCCGCCAGGTGACGACCCTGTGCGCCGATTTCCCGGTCTACCGCTGA
- a CDS encoding metallophosphoesterase, producing the protein MSLASSVEEEFGRVKARVDGLIARFDLAWKNLRNQLEPKELQAILDLVQRAHDQAQYTIAHGDLPPGQPPVPWELAHGMSVLHLGTAQPLPQSVDQLATQVLKDGSLLGCRKWELLDLKWSEALVAWIENLRDHATFGTTPALLQIPDEVLLDLAGDWGTGYFEPQSAAQRVADLITADQPHVTIHLGDVYYAGTDSDERNNLASWPMGSKASFSLNSNHEMYSGAHGYFDEIQTLFPDQQNTSYFALFNTHWLIIGLDSAYASDEMQLYMDGNLNAVQEQWLSDLMASHGQGRKIILLSHHQGLDITGKTPTALYGQVCKALGNRVPDYWYWGHLHNGIFYAPKTDPQGMGVMNGRCVGHGAIPYGDASELDGAPGVLWSETQRAGDANYPLRVFNGYARVRLLGAQITEQFVNEKGGVPWPKLKPKA; encoded by the coding sequence ATGTCACTGGCAAGTAGTGTGGAAGAGGAATTCGGCCGGGTGAAAGCCCGGGTCGATGGCCTGATCGCCCGGTTCGACCTGGCCTGGAAGAATCTGCGCAACCAACTCGAGCCCAAGGAGCTGCAAGCCATTCTCGACCTGGTACAGCGCGCCCACGACCAGGCGCAATACACCATCGCCCACGGCGACTTGCCGCCGGGCCAGCCCCCGGTGCCCTGGGAGCTGGCCCATGGCATGTCGGTGCTGCACCTGGGCACGGCCCAGCCCCTGCCGCAATCGGTGGACCAGCTGGCGACCCAGGTGCTCAAGGACGGCAGCCTGCTGGGCTGTCGCAAGTGGGAACTGCTGGACCTGAAGTGGAGCGAAGCCCTGGTGGCCTGGATCGAGAACCTGCGCGATCACGCCACCTTCGGCACCACCCCGGCGTTGCTGCAGATCCCCGATGAGGTCCTGCTGGACCTGGCCGGGGATTGGGGCACCGGCTACTTCGAGCCCCAGTCGGCGGCGCAGCGGGTGGCCGACCTGATCACTGCGGACCAGCCGCACGTGACCATCCACCTGGGCGATGTGTACTACGCCGGTACCGACAGTGACGAGAGAAACAACCTGGCGTCCTGGCCCATGGGCAGCAAGGCCTCGTTCAGTCTCAACTCCAACCATGAGATGTACAGCGGCGCCCATGGCTACTTCGACGAGATCCAGACGCTGTTCCCGGACCAGCAGAACACCAGCTACTTCGCCCTGTTCAACACCCACTGGCTGATCATCGGCCTGGACAGCGCCTACGCCTCCGATGAGATGCAGCTGTACATGGACGGCAACCTCAATGCCGTCCAGGAACAATGGCTCAGCGACCTGATGGCCAGCCACGGCCAGGGCCGCAAGATCATCCTGCTCAGCCATCACCAGGGCCTGGACATCACCGGCAAGACCCCGACCGCGCTGTACGGCCAGGTGTGCAAGGCCCTGGGCAATCGCGTGCCGGACTATTGGTACTGGGGGCACCTGCACAACGGTATTTTCTACGCGCCCAAGACCGATCCCCAGGGCATGGGGGTGATGAATGGGCGTTGCGTCGGCCACGGGGCGATCCCCTATGGCGATGCCAGCGAGCTGGATGGCGCGCCCGGGGTGTTGTGGTCGGAAACCCAGAGAGCCGGCGATGCCAACTATCCGTTACGGGTGTTCAACGGTTATGCCCGGGTGAGGCTGCTGGGGGCGCAGATCACCGAGCAGTTCGTGAACGAGAAGGGTGGGGTGCCCTGGCCCAAGCTCAAGCCCAAGGCCTGA
- a CDS encoding TraX family protein, translated as MRDAILTPVPPNRDGALDALKWLALLSMVLDHLRYVGLELDWLYVPGRLAFPWFCLAMAANLWRVGAARRPGQWRYLGWLLAFSGLSEIPYRLFVPEPDTLNVLPTLALGLLVARGWQRRSGLDLVLGVVALGLAVGFSRWLMFGAFGVLLPLALLLVLRRRWYFAVLTGVVCLAGNQWEVLFAAARLGNPLAGWGLVACLLAPGLGMWLLRGMRGGGWVPAMRRWAYWLYPGHFLLLLGVRQVLEGVAP; from the coding sequence ATGCGTGACGCGATATTGACCCCTGTTCCCCCGAACCGCGACGGCGCACTGGATGCGCTGAAGTGGCTGGCGCTGTTGAGCATGGTCCTGGACCACTTGCGCTATGTGGGCCTGGAGCTGGACTGGCTGTATGTGCCCGGACGCCTGGCGTTTCCCTGGTTCTGCCTGGCGATGGCGGCCAATCTTTGGCGCGTTGGCGCTGCGCGGCGGCCCGGGCAGTGGCGCTACCTGGGTTGGCTGCTGGCCTTCAGCGGGCTCAGTGAAATTCCCTACCGGTTGTTCGTTCCCGAGCCCGACACCCTGAACGTGCTGCCGACCCTGGCCCTGGGGTTGCTGGTGGCGCGGGGCTGGCAGCGGCGTAGTGGTCTTGACCTGGTTTTGGGGGTGGTAGCCCTGGGGCTGGCGGTGGGGTTTTCGCGGTGGCTGATGTTCGGTGCGTTCGGGGTGCTGCTGCCATTGGCCTTGCTGTTGGTGTTGCGCCGGCGTTGGTATTTCGCCGTGCTGACGGGGGTGGTGTGCCTGGCGGGCAATCAGTGGGAGGTGCTGTTTGCGGCGGCGCGCCTGGGTAATCCGCTGGCGGGTTGGGGGTTGGTCGCTTGTCTGCTGGCGCCGGGGCTGGGGATGTGGCTGTTGCGGGGGATGCGTGGTGGAGGGTGGGTGCCGGCGATGCGGCGGTGGGCCTATTGGTTGTATCCGGGGCATTTTTTGTTGTTGTTGGGGGTGAGGCAGGTGTTGGAGGGCGTTGCGCCATGA
- a CDS encoding purine-cytosine permease family protein, whose protein sequence is MTTTSCATAKAPPASLKIETRSIDYVPRNERHGKVWHQGPFWFTGNFVLTTMVTGFTGAALGLALQYAILAIVIGVCLGTFCMAFHANQGPRMGLPQMIQSRAQFGLRGAIVPFTAVVFVYIGFNVFNVILATDAINTVIPGARAPWYSLMIAIAVLIAVVGHDLLHSVQRWLTYVMISVFAVLTVSALMTLQADSAVADAHFSWSAFLIQLSAAAGYQISYSVYVSDYSRYLPHQTPSRQVIFWTYLGAAGSALWLMSLGAFLASALPSPDAIASVRDVGNRLIPGFGTFTVLIAVPALVGIMAVNCYGAMLTGISAIDGFKSIKPDLKSRVAGILLVAAVIFLIALNIPESYLGSFNTFVLLMLYFLVPWTAVNLADFYLVRKGHYAISDIFNPAGIYGRWSAAGLTAYFLGLLAMVPFMSLSFYQGPLALALGGADIAFVIGLAVAGLIYWALTRNLDLAAEERAIQASEQTLEGAAR, encoded by the coding sequence ATGACGACCACCTCCTGCGCTACCGCGAAAGCCCCGCCTGCGTCCCTCAAGATCGAAACCCGCTCCATCGACTATGTGCCGCGCAACGAGCGCCACGGCAAGGTCTGGCACCAGGGTCCGTTCTGGTTCACCGGCAACTTCGTACTCACCACCATGGTCACCGGCTTCACCGGCGCGGCCCTGGGCCTGGCCCTGCAATACGCGATCCTGGCCATCGTCATCGGCGTCTGCCTGGGCACCTTCTGCATGGCCTTCCATGCCAACCAGGGGCCACGCATGGGCCTGCCGCAGATGATCCAGTCCCGCGCCCAGTTCGGCCTGCGCGGCGCCATCGTGCCCTTCACCGCCGTGGTGTTCGTCTACATCGGCTTCAACGTGTTCAACGTGATCCTGGCCACCGATGCCATCAACACCGTGATCCCCGGCGCACGAGCGCCCTGGTACTCGCTGATGATCGCCATCGCGGTGCTGATCGCGGTGGTCGGCCACGACCTGCTGCACAGCGTGCAGCGCTGGCTGACCTACGTGATGATCAGCGTGTTCGCGGTGCTCACCGTCAGCGCCCTGATGACCCTGCAAGCCGACTCGGCGGTGGCCGATGCGCACTTTTCCTGGTCGGCATTCCTGATCCAGCTGTCGGCCGCCGCCGGCTACCAGATCAGCTATTCGGTGTACGTCTCCGACTACTCGCGCTACCTGCCGCACCAGACTCCGTCGCGCCAGGTGATCTTCTGGACCTACCTGGGCGCCGCCGGCTCGGCCCTGTGGCTGATGTCCCTGGGCGCGTTCCTGGCCTCGGCCCTGCCCTCGCCGGACGCCATCGCCAGCGTGCGCGACGTCGGCAACCGGTTGATCCCGGGCTTCGGCACCTTCACCGTGCTGATCGCGGTGCCGGCGCTGGTGGGCATCATGGCGGTCAACTGCTACGGCGCCATGCTCACCGGCATCAGCGCCATCGACGGCTTCAAGTCGATCAAGCCCGACCTCAAGAGCCGGGTCGCCGGAATCCTGCTGGTGGCGGCGGTGATCTTCCTGATCGCCCTGAACATTCCCGAGAGCTACCTGGGCAGCTTCAACACCTTCGTGCTGCTGATGCTGTACTTCCTGGTGCCCTGGACCGCCGTGAACCTGGCGGACTTCTACCTGGTACGCAAAGGCCACTACGCCATCAGCGACATCTTCAACCCCGCCGGCATCTACGGCCGCTGGTCCGCCGCCGGGCTCACCGCGTACTTCCTCGGCCTGCTGGCGATGGTGCCGTTCATGTCCCTGAGCTTCTACCAGGGCCCGCTGGCCCTGGCCCTGGGCGGCGCCGACATCGCCTTCGTGATCGGCCTGGCGGTGGCCGGGCTGATCTACTGGGCCCTGACCCGCAACCTGGACCTGGCCGCTGAAGAACGCGCCATCCAGGCCAGCGAACAAACCCTGGAAGGAGCGGCCCGATGA
- a CDS encoding threonine aldolase family protein, which translates to MTDKSQQFASDNYSGICPEAWAAMEQANHGHDRAYGDDQWTARAADHFRRLFETDCEVFFAFNGTAANSLALSSLCQSYHSVICSETAHVETDECGAPEFFSNGSKLLIAGTENGKITPASIREVALKRQDIHYPKPRVVTLTQATEVGSVYTPQEVRAISDTCKELGLNLHMDGARFSNACAFLGCSPAELTWKAGVDVLCFGGTKNGMAVGEAILFFNHKLAEDFDYRCKQAGQLASKMRFLSAPWVGLLENDAWLKYGHHANHCAQLLAKLVEDIPGVELMFPVQANGVFLQLSEPALAALTARGWRFYTFIGKGGARFMCSWDTEEERVRELAADIRTVMSA; encoded by the coding sequence ATGACCGACAAGAGCCAACAATTCGCCAGCGACAACTACTCCGGTATCTGCCCCGAGGCCTGGGCCGCCATGGAACAGGCCAACCATGGCCACGACCGCGCCTACGGCGACGACCAGTGGACCGCCCGCGCGGCGGATCATTTCCGCCGCCTGTTCGAGACCGACTGCGAAGTGTTCTTCGCCTTCAACGGCACCGCCGCCAACTCCCTGGCCCTGTCGTCGCTGTGCCAGAGCTATCACAGCGTGATCTGCTCGGAAACCGCCCACGTCGAGACCGACGAATGCGGCGCCCCGGAATTTTTCTCCAACGGTTCCAAGCTGCTGATCGCCGGCACCGAGAACGGCAAGATCACCCCGGCTTCGATCCGCGAAGTGGCCCTCAAGCGCCAGGACATCCACTACCCCAAGCCCCGGGTCGTGACCCTGACCCAGGCCACCGAGGTCGGCAGCGTCTACACCCCGCAAGAAGTACGCGCCATCAGCGACACCTGCAAGGAACTGGGCCTGAACCTGCACATGGACGGCGCGCGGTTCTCCAACGCCTGCGCCTTCCTCGGCTGCTCGCCCGCAGAGCTGACCTGGAAGGCCGGGGTCGATGTGCTGTGCTTCGGCGGCACCAAGAACGGCATGGCAGTGGGTGAGGCGATCCTGTTCTTCAACCACAAGCTGGCCGAAGACTTCGACTACCGCTGCAAGCAGGCTGGCCAGCTGGCCTCGAAGATGCGCTTCCTCTCGGCGCCCTGGGTCGGCCTGCTGGAGAACGATGCCTGGCTCAAGTACGGCCACCACGCCAACCACTGCGCGCAACTGCTGGCCAAGCTGGTGGAAGACATCCCCGGCGTGGAACTGATGTTCCCGGTGCAGGCCAACGGCGTGTTCCTGCAACTCTCGGAGCCGGCCCTGGCCGCGCTGACCGCCCGGGGCTGGCGCTTCTACACCTTCATCGGCAAGGGCGGCGCGCGCTTCATGTGCTCCTGGGACACCGAGGAAGAGCGCGTGCGCGAGCTGGCGGCGGACATCCGCACCGTGATGAGCGCCTGA
- the gbcA gene encoding glycine-betaine demethylase subunit GbcA codes for MDVTTLSLGDPLEPARKATAQMLQERERTFSLPQPFYCDQRLFEIDMQEIFHKEWLIAGMTSEIPTKGNFITLQIGKNPIIVIRGADGVVHAFHNVCRHRGSRLCTSDKGKVAKLVCPYHQWTYEVDGRLLFAGTEMGADFDMKQYSLKPVQVKTAGGYIFISLAENPPAIDDFLATLAHYMEPYDMENTKVAITTTLMEKANWKLVLENNRECYHCNASHPELLKTLLEWDDVTDPRADQAFKDHVAASAAAWEAEKIPYAHASFGLRNRIVRMPLLKGTVSMTLDGKQGCKKLMGRIKNPDLGSMRILHLPHSWNHCMGDHIIVFTVWPISAQETMVTTKWLVHKDAVEGVDYDVERMRQVWDATNDQDRRLAEENQRGINSTAYQPGPYSKTYEFGVVNFIDWYSERLLNNLGAEPAPYLKGVPVTG; via the coding sequence ATGGACGTCACCACCCTGAGCCTGGGCGATCCACTGGAACCCGCACGCAAGGCCACCGCGCAGATGCTGCAGGAACGCGAGCGGACCTTCTCCCTGCCGCAACCCTTCTACTGCGACCAAAGGCTGTTCGAAATCGACATGCAGGAGATCTTCCACAAGGAATGGCTGATCGCCGGCATGACCTCGGAGATTCCCACCAAGGGCAACTTCATCACCCTGCAAATCGGCAAGAACCCGATCATCGTCATCCGCGGCGCCGACGGCGTGGTCCACGCCTTCCACAACGTCTGCCGGCACCGTGGCTCGCGCTTGTGCACCAGCGACAAGGGCAAGGTGGCCAAGCTGGTCTGCCCCTACCACCAGTGGACCTACGAAGTGGACGGCCGCCTGCTGTTCGCCGGCACCGAGATGGGCGCCGACTTCGACATGAAGCAGTACAGCCTCAAGCCGGTGCAGGTGAAGACCGCCGGTGGCTACATCTTCATCTCGCTGGCCGAGAACCCGCCGGCCATCGATGACTTCCTGGCGACCCTGGCCCACTACATGGAGCCCTACGACATGGAGAACACCAAGGTGGCGATTACCACCACCTTGATGGAAAAGGCCAACTGGAAACTGGTGCTGGAGAACAACCGCGAGTGCTACCACTGCAATGCCTCGCACCCGGAGTTGCTCAAAACCCTGCTGGAATGGGACGACGTCACCGACCCACGGGCCGACCAGGCCTTCAAGGACCACGTAGCCGCCTCCGCCGCTGCCTGGGAAGCCGAGAAGATCCCCTACGCCCACGCCAGCTTCGGCCTGCGCAACCGTATCGTGCGCATGCCGCTGCTCAAGGGCACCGTGTCCATGACCCTGGACGGCAAGCAGGGCTGCAAGAAACTCATGGGCCGGATCAAGAACCCGGACCTGGGTTCGATGCGCATCCTGCACCTGCCCCATTCGTGGAACCACTGCATGGGCGACCACATCATCGTGTTCACGGTGTGGCCGATCAGTGCCCAGGAAACCATGGTCACCACCAAGTGGCTGGTGCACAAGGACGCCGTGGAAGGCGTGGACTACGACGTGGAGCGCATGCGCCAGGTGTGGGACGCCACCAACGACCAGGACCGGCGCCTGGCCGAAGAGAACCAGCGCGGCATCAACTCCACCGCCTACCAGCCCGGGCCCTACTCCAAGACCTACGAGTTCGGCGTGGTCAACTTCATCGACTGGTACAGCGAGCGCCTGCTCAACAACCTCGGCGCCGAACCGGCGCCCTACCTCAAGGGCGTACCGGTCACCGGCTGA
- a CDS encoding sarcosine oxidase subunit beta, translating to MQRYSGFGLFKHSLSHHENWQRMWRTPTPKKVYDVVIVGGGGHGLATAYYLAKEHGITNVAVVEKGWLGGGNTARNTTIVRSNYLWDESAQLYEHAMKLWEGLSQDLNYNVMFSQRGVYNLCHTLQDIRDSERRVSANRLNGIDGELLNTQQVADEIPYLDCSKNTRYPILGATVQRRGGVARHDAVAWGFARAADALGVDLIQQTEVIGFRKENGACIGVETTKGFIGAKRVGVVTAGNSGHMAKLAGFRLPIESHPLQALVSEPIKPIIDSVIMSNAVHGYISQSDKGDLVIGAGIDGWVGYGQRGSYPVIEHTIQAIVEMFPILSRVRMNRQWGGIVDTSPDACPIISKTPVPNMFFNCGWGTGGFKATPGSGNVFAASLAKGEMHPLAAPFSIDRFHNGALIDEHGAAAVAH from the coding sequence ATGCAACGCTACTCGGGCTTCGGCCTCTTCAAGCACTCTCTGAGCCACCATGAAAACTGGCAGCGCATGTGGCGCACGCCGACCCCGAAGAAGGTCTACGACGTGGTCATCGTCGGCGGTGGCGGCCATGGCCTGGCCACGGCCTATTACCTGGCCAAGGAACACGGCATCACCAACGTCGCGGTGGTGGAGAAGGGCTGGCTGGGCGGCGGCAACACCGCGCGCAATACCACCATCGTGCGTTCCAACTACCTGTGGGACGAGTCGGCGCAGCTCTACGAGCATGCGATGAAGCTCTGGGAAGGCCTGTCCCAGGACCTGAACTACAACGTGATGTTCTCCCAGCGCGGGGTCTACAACCTGTGCCACACCCTGCAGGACATCCGTGACTCCGAGCGCCGGGTCAGCGCCAACCGCCTCAACGGCATCGATGGCGAGCTGCTCAACACCCAGCAGGTGGCGGACGAGATTCCCTACCTGGACTGCTCGAAGAACACCCGTTATCCGATCCTCGGCGCTACCGTCCAGCGCCGTGGCGGCGTGGCCCGGCACGATGCCGTGGCCTGGGGTTTCGCCCGGGCCGCCGACGCCCTGGGCGTGGACCTGATCCAGCAGACCGAAGTGATCGGCTTTCGCAAGGAAAACGGCGCCTGCATCGGCGTCGAGACCACCAAGGGCTTCATCGGGGCCAAGCGCGTGGGCGTGGTCACCGCCGGTAACTCCGGGCACATGGCCAAGCTGGCGGGCTTTCGCCTGCCGATCGAGTCGCACCCGCTGCAAGCGCTGGTATCGGAGCCGATCAAGCCGATCATCGACAGCGTGATCATGTCCAACGCAGTGCACGGCTACATCAGCCAGTCCGACAAGGGCGACCTGGTGATCGGTGCGGGCATCGACGGTTGGGTCGGTTATGGCCAGCGCGGTTCCTATCCGGTGATCGAGCACACCATCCAGGCCATCGTCGAGATGTTCCCGATCCTTTCCCGGGTGCGCATGAACCGCCAGTGGGGCGGCATCGTCGATACCAGCCCGGATGCCTGCCCGATCATTTCCAAGACCCCGGTGCCGAACATGTTCTTCAACTGCGGCTGGGGTACCGGCGGCTTCAAGGCCACCCCGGGCTCGGGCAACGTCTTTGCCGCCAGCCTGGCCAAGGGCGAGATGCACCCGCTGGCCGCGCCGTTCTCCATCGACCGTTTCCACAACGGCGCCCTCATTGACGAACATGGCGCTGCGGCCGTCGCCCACTAA